A window of Deinococcus aquaedulcis genomic DNA:
CTGGGCGTCGTACAGCCACAGGCTCTCGTAGTCGTGTAGAAGGGCCACCCGCGCAGGCACCGGCCCCAGTGGAAACTGCGCCTGCTCCAGCGCCCCCACCTCTGCGTGCCCCGGGCTGGGCGTTTCGTCGTGCCGCAGCAGCCCCGAATGCATGACCTCCTGCGCCATCGTCGCCGCCCGCCAGCGGAAGTAGCTCACCACGTCGGCCCCGTGCGCCCACGCCTGCGCCGTCCACAGCGCCGTGGCCCCGGGTGCCGGCTGCGCGTTGTACGGGGCCCAGTTGACGGGGCCGCACTGCTGTTCCATGACCCAGAAACCGGGCGCGGGAAGCGGGGCGCGGGAAGCGGTTGGCGGTTGTTGCTGCACCCCGCTTCCCGCCTCCTGCTGCCCCGCCAACCCCCGATACAGATCATGGTTAAACCCCACCAGATCCGGGTGCCCGGTGCGGGCGTAGTGGGTTTTCAGCGCCTCGTTCACGCCGGGGGGGGCGAAGAATTCCAGCATGCCGGTGGGGTAGTTGTCCCAGCTGGCAAAGTCCAGGCCGCGCGCCACCTCGTAGTGGTCAAAGCCGGACTCGAAAATCATGAAATTGTGCGTGATGAAACGGCCCGGTGACAGCTCGCGCAGCAGGGCCACCTGCTCGGCCTGGAACTGGGCAATCAGGCCCGAGGCAAAGCGGGCGTAGTCCAGCAGGTGGGCGGGATTGGGTTCTGTGACCGTCAGGATCGGGGGCTTAATCTGCGCCCAGTCGCTGTACTCCATGCTCCAGAACACGTTGCCCCAGGCGTCGTTCAGGGCGTCCAGGGTGCCGTACTTGGCCTGCAGCCACGCTGGAAACTGCTCGGCACTGGCGCCGCCATACGAGCGGCTGGTGGCGTGGCAGCCAAATTCGTTGTCGGTCTGCCAGCCGGCCACGGCGGGGTGCCGGCCGTAGCGCTCGGCCAGCGCGCGGGTGATGCGCCGCGAGTGCTCGCGGTACACCGGCGAGGCGAAATCGTAGTGCCGCCGCGAGCCAAATTCGCGCACGCGGCCCTGGGCGTCCACGGCCAGCATCTCCGGGTGGGCGCGCACCAGCCACGCGGGCGGGGTGGCGGTGGGCGTGCACAGGACGATTTTCAGGCCGGCGGCGGCGTAGGTCTCTATGGCCTCGTCCAGCCAGGCCCACTCGTACTGGCCGGGGGCGGGCTCCATGCGGCTCCAGGCAAATTCGGCCAGGCGCACGTACGACAGGCCCAGGGCCCGCTGCTGCGCGGCGTAGGGGGCCCAGCGGTCCTGGGGCACGTGTTCGGGATAGTCACAACTGCCAAGCAGCAGATGAGACGGGAAGTCAGGGGCAGTCATGCAGAGGTGTCCTTGGGGGTAGAGAGGGGAGGGGGGCTGGGGGCGACAGGTTCAATCCACAAGACGCTGAATGCGAGTGATTGAGGAGAGAGCTTGAGAAGCAAAGCACCTTTTTGGCGTCTCAGTCAGAGGTGAGCTAAGGCTGCCATCCTCCTCTGCAAGCAGCTCTGCGAGTCCCCAGCCCTCTCCTTCAGAGCTGTCCCAGTCCCCCGCAAGGGGAGAGGGAGAAAAAGATCTCTCCAGCACGTACGTCTTCTCTCGCGCGTCAAGCGTTCAAGGAGATGACTCAGTGGTCGTGAATCGTGTCAGGCAGGTCTGAACTGAACGTGGTGCCCAGAAAGAAATGCGGAGGCTGAGGTTTTGTCCATCAACTTTCAACCATCAACAATTCCCCTGCAGCCATCACCCCTTGACCGCACCGGTCGCCAGCCCGCCCTGCCAATAACGCCCCAGGGTCAGGAACGCGGCCACCAGGGGCAGAATGCTCACCAGGGCGCCCAGCACGATCACGGTGTACAGGGGTTCCTGACCGCTGGAACTGCTCGTCTGGTTCCACACGCTCAGGCCCAGGGTCAGAGGAAACAGTTCGTCGCGGCTGACGGCCACCAGCGGCAGAAAGAAATTGTTCCAGGCCCCCACGAACGAGAACAGCCCCACCGTGACCAGCCCGCCCTGCACCAGCGGCAGGCCCAGGCGCTGGAAGATGGTCCATTCGCCCGCACCGTCGATGCGCGCGGCTTCCATCAGTTCCTTGGGAAACCCGGCGTCCCAGAACAGCCGCATCAGGTACAGGCCGAATGGGTTGACCAGCCCCGGCAGAATGACCGCCCAGTAGGTGTTCAGCAGGCCCAGCTTCTGCATCATCAGAAAGAGGGGCAGCACCAGCGCCGTGCCCGGCACCATGATGGTCACCAGAATCAGTGCAAACAGCGCGTCTTTGCCCCGGAAGGCGTAGGCCGAAAAGGCGTAGCCGGCCAGGGCACTGACCAGCACACTGCCCAGCGCCGTGGCCCCGGCATAGATGAACGAGTTCAGCAGCCAGCGCCGGAAAATCCCGTCCTGGCGCGTGAGGAGTGTCTGCATGTTCTCGGCAAGGTGGCTGGGGCTGGCAAACCACAGCCCAAAGGTGGAAAACAGCTGCCCGTTGTCCTTGAACATGGTCACGATGACCCACCACAGCGGCAGCAGGGCGTACACCGCAAACAGCGTGAGGGCCAGCAGTTGCAGCGGGGTAAAGCGGTTACGGGTGTTCACACCTCACCTCCCCGGCGGGTAAAGCGCAGAAAGACGGCGCTCAGCAGCAGGGTAAACACGGCCAGCAGAATGGCCAGCGTGGCCGCGTAGCTGAAGTTGCCGTCGCGCGTGGCGACCAGATAGAGGTAGGTGTTCGGCGTGATGTTGTCTGGCACGTAGCCCAGCGGCCGGATCACGAAGGGCTCGCTGAAAATCTGCATGGTGCCGATGATCGAAAAGATCAGCACCAGCAGCAGGCTGGGCTTGAGCAGCGGCAGCTTGATAAAGCGCGTGAGGTTCCAGCCGTCGGCGCCGTCAATGCGCGCGGCCTCGTACAGGTCGCTGGGGATGTTCTGCAGCGCGGCGTACAGGGTGATCATGTTGTAGCCCGTCCAGGTCCAGGTGACGATGTTGGCAATGCTCCAGAGCACCACGTCGCTGCCCAGAAAGTCGAACGAGCGCCCGGTGATCTGGTTAAACGGCGAGAGGTTCCTGGAATACAGGTAGCCCCACAGCAGCCCCGCAATGACGCTGGGAATGGTATAGGGCAGGTAAAAAGCGGTGCGGAAAAAGCCCTGCAGGCGTCCCCGGCTGGCGTCCAGCGCCAGCGCCAGCGCGGTGGCCAGCACGATCATTAGCGGAATCTGCACGGCCGCGAATTTCAGGATGTTCAGCAGGCTGGTCAGAAACTCGCTGTCCTGGAAGGCCCGCACATAATTGGTCAGGCCGCCGAAAACTTCCTTGGCGGGGCCAAAGCCCGCGCGCTTTTTAATAAACAGGCTCAAGTACCCGGCATACAGCACCGGGGCCACGTAAAAGGCGGCAAACAGCACCAGAAATGGGCTCAGAAACAGCCACGGTACCGCACGCGGCGGTTTCATGGGGTTCCCGACAGAGCAAAATCAGTCATAGGCACCTTCTCTCAAGGCGGGGGGCGCAGGACCGTTGCGCGCGTCCTGCGCCCCCCAGGTCTGGCGCTCAGCGCACGTCGTAGCCCTGTTTCTTGGCCTCGGCCAGCGTTTCGCGCTGCCACGCGTCCAGCGCCTGGTCGGGGGTCAGGCGGCCCTTGAGCATCAGGTCCATCTGCTTATTGAAGTTGTCGTTGGCGAAGGGGAACCACGGCGCCCACTGGAAGTTCACGTTCACGCCCCGGCTGGCGCGGGCGTACACCGCGCTGATGTCCTGGCCGCCGAAGAACTTGCTGGGGTTCTTGGTCTTGTCCTTCAGCACCGCAAGGTCCAGCCCGGCGTCGCTGGCAGGGAACAGGCCGCCGTTGACCCAGTTGTTGGTAATGGCGCTTTGCGAGAGGTTCAGCCACAGGCTAAAGAGCATGGCGGCTTCCTTGTTCTTGCTCTGGGCGGTGACCACGTTCGAGCTGCCGCCCCAGTTGCCAGAGCGCACGGTGCTGCCGGCGGTCCACTGCGGCAGGTTGGCCGCGCGCCACTGCCCGGCGGTCTTGTTTTTCAGGCTGCCCGCGTAGCCGCCCGGGCCCCAGGCCGCTTCCATGTTGCTCAGCACCTTGCCGGCGCCCACCGCGTTCCAGTAGTCACTGGTAAAGGCGTTCAGGGTGCCCACGTGGCCCTTCTTGATCATGCCGTACCAGTAGTTCAGGACCTTCTTGGCGGTCGGGTTGTTCAGCGTCTGCACCCAGCGGTCGCCGTCACGCTTGAAGAACTGCGCGCCGTCGGCCCAGGCCAGCGCCATGAACCACGGGGCAAAGGTGGCGTAGAAGTTGCCCAGCTTCACCTGCCCGCCGCTCTTGGTGTACACCGTGGCGGCGGCCTTTTCGTATTCGGCCCAGGTGCGGGGCACGGCGACACCGTACTTTTTCAGGGCGGCGTCGTTGTAGACCATGGCAAAGGGGCCGGTGTCCTGCGGAATGGCGAACACCGCCTTGCCGTCGGGGCTCACCTGCCCCCAGGTCCAGGGCACAAAGTATTTCTTGTAGTTGTTCGCGCCCAGGGTGCTCAGGTCGGTCAGGCCGCCCGTGTCCACGAAGGCGGGCAGAAAGCCGTACTCAATCTGCGCCACGTCCGGCGCGCCGGTGCCGGCCTTCAGGGTGGTCAGCAGCTTGGTGTAGGTCTGCGGGCCGCCGCCCAGGTTGGTCACCTTCACGTCAATGTTCGGGTACGCCTTTTCAAAGGCCTGCACGGTCTTGTCCAGGCCGGGCACCCAGGACCAGACTTCCAGCGTCACCTTACCGCTGGGCGCTTTGGGAAAGGCCGGATCGGCGGCCAGGGCAGAGCCAGCCAGCAGGGCAGTCAGGGCGGTCATCAGCACTTTGTTCATACGTCCTCCGGGTGGGAAGAAAAGGGGTGCGGGGGTTGGGGCCAGGGGGGCTCAGATGGGGGGACTTAAACGAGGTGCAATTCGCGCACCGCGCCCCCCAGGCCCGGCGGGGGTTCAGGGCCCCGGCGGTTGGTGATCAGCGCCGACACACCGCCAATAGGCGCAATGTGCGCGCGGCTCACCTGACCCAGCTTGCTGTGGTCGGCCACCACCACCACCTCCCGGGCCTGGGCCACCATCAGGCGTTTGACCTCGGCTTCCTCGTGGTTGGCGTTGGTGACGCCGTGTTCGGGGTGCACGCCGTTGCAGCCCAGAAACAGGCGGTCGGCGTGAATGTGTTTCAGGACGTCCAGCGCGTAGGGGCTGACCAGTGAATGCTGCAGCGGGCGCAGGGTGCCGCCTGTGACGATCACCCGCACGCCGCTGAGGCGTTCCAGTTCCAGGGCGATATTCAGGCCGTTGGTGACCACCGTGACTCCCTGCAGCGTGGGCGATAGGGCGCGGGCCACCTCGGTGGTGGTGCTGCCCACATCCAGAAAGACCGTTTCGCCGTCGCGCACCAGGGCCGCCGCCGCGCGGCCGATGCGGCGTTTGGCGGCGCTGTGCTCGTGCCGGGTCTGTTCCAGCGGCGACTCGCGGCGCAGTTCCAGTGGCGGGCGCACGCTGCCCCGGGTGCGGCGCACCTGCCCCGCTTCAGCCAGGGCTTTCAGGTCGCTGCGCACCGTGACTTCCGAAACGCCCAGCAGTTTCGAAAGTTCCGCAACGGGCAATTCGCCGTGGCGATGAACAAGCGAGAGAATCTCGCTTCTGCGCGATTCGATCAAGGAGGCCCCCAAAAAGGTGAGTTTCGTTACTTACGAATCTTATGTTGAAAGGTTTTTCACCGTCAAGCCCTGGGTGTGAGGGAGAGAGGAGGGTGGGCGTGACGTGCTGGGGCTGAGAGCCGGAGCAGAACCGCTTTTGCGCCCTATTTGGAAGCGTAACCAACAGCGCGCTGCGTAAGGAGCAGAGTCGGCGGGCAGAGCCGTTTTTGCCTCTAGGCGCAGAGAGGTGAGTAGGCGTTAAGCGTCGTGAAGCAAAGGGCAGGCACGCGATGGTGGCCTGACCGTGCAGATTGCATGTGCCTTCTATCGCAGCGTGGGGCCTGCTCTGATGCGCCGCGCTTCAATGGTCATCAGGTCAGAGGGCTCCCGCCTTCCACTCTTCAGATTCCGGGGCACGCTTGATTCGGCTGGGAAAGCATCGGCACTGAAGCGACGCCGTGCCGTTGGTGTGCAGCGGATCGGCGCTGTTAGTCCCCATCGCCCTGCCGACACGCAAAAAGCGCCGGAAAGCGGCTGGGCTTTCCGGCGCGGTTGAGAACTGCAGCTTAGCGCACGTCCACCAGTTCCACGTCGAAGATCAGCGTGGCGCCGCCGGGAATCACCCCGGGCACGCCCGCTGCGCCGTAGCCCAGATGGGCGGGAATGGTCAGTTTGGCCTTGTCGCCCACGCGCAGCTGCGCGATGCCCTGGTCCCAGCCCTGGATCACGTAACCCACGCCCAGCGGGAACTCGATGGGTTCGCCCCGGTCACGGCTGCTGTCGAACTTCTGGCCGTTTTCCAGCGTGCCGGTGTAGTGCACCCGCACCATCTTGCCGGTCTGGGCGGGGGCGCCGTGGCCCTCGTGGTATTTCTCGACTTTCAGTCCACCTGCGTCAGCGGTCATGCGCGACAGGGTAACGGCTGAGCTGGGGCGCCGTCACGTCGCCCATTCACTCTGAGGTGACCATGAAGCCAGTTCGGGTCTGGGGTGGCGGCCTTTCGGAGCACGAGTAGGGCAGAACAAGGCCCGCTGCCACGTTGGGAACCCGTCGGAAGAGCTTTGGGCTGGGCCGCCCTTTCGCCCTCTCTGGTGGCTAGACAACTACGCCTGTCTGCCCGGCCCCCACCAGAGGCGCTACCCTGGGCGGTCGTGGCCGACCGTTCCTCCTCTTCCGGCTGGCGGGCGTGGGTGCTGGGGGGCCTGTTGCCCGCCTACCTGCTCACCACCTTCGGGTTCACGCTGGCGCGGGTGCGTGGCGATTCCATGCTGCCCACCCTGCATAGCGGCGACGCCCTGCTGCTGCTGAAATACCCGCGCTGGCTGCATGCCGCTGGCCTGTGGCGCAGCTATCCCCACCGGGGCGATCTGCTGGTGTTCAAGGCGCCGCAAGACAGCGGCTACGCCTATGAAACGGTGTATGGTGTGCGTCACCGCCCGTACAACATCAAGCGGGTGCTGGGCCTGCCCGGCGACACCGTGGGTATTCAGGATGGCCGCGTGGTGGTGAACGGCAAAGTGTTGGCCGAAAGCTACGCCAGCGAAGGCTTTGTGCAGGATCAGGCCGCCCAGCGTGTGCCTCCGGGGAAGGTGTGGGTGCTGGGCGACAACCGCCGCCTGGGCGAAAGCCTGGACAGCCGCGCCTACGGCTTTGTGGCCCTGCGCGACGTGGCCGGGCCGGCCAACCTCCGCCTCTGGCCGCGCCCGGGGCTGATGAACCGCTGACGGCTGAGCGGTGATCGTGCCCATCTGCCCTGGAGTCAGCACTCACCTTGGCCTGCTACGGTGCGGCCCATGAAGGTTGTTGCCGCGCTTGGTCTTGCCACACTCCTCTCGCCCCTGGCCCAGGCCCAGACCCTGGTGCCGTTCAGCGATCCCCAACTGCCCTTTACCGTCAGCCTCCCCAAGGGCTGGCTGGGCGCTGACTTTCAGGACGGCACCAGTGGCGTGAGTCTGGTGTCGGCCAAGGCGCCGCCGGCCACCATGATCCGGTTGCTGTTCACGCCCAAGAACGGCACGTCGCCCACCCCGGCGGGCGAGTTTCAGAAGTTCGAGGCGGGGATCAAGGGCACCGGCGCCACCCCCAAGCAGACCAGCAGCCGCGCGGTCAGCTACGGCGGCGTCAGCGGTGTAGAGCGCCAGTACGCCGTGACGCACCCCAAGGGGCAACTCACCATGCGGGTGTGGTACGGCGTGGGGGCCAAAAACCTGTATTCGTTTCAGATGACCGATACGCCCGCCCGCTTCGCCCAGGCCAGCGCACTGTTTAGCAAGGTGCTGGCCAGCGTGCGGTTCAAGCGATGAGACGGGTGTCGGCAGCGGGCGGCCTGCGCGCCGGCCTGCTGGCAGTGGCCCTGCTGGTCTCTGGCGCGCAGGCCAACGAACGCCTCCCCATCACCGACGTCCGCTTCTCGGCGGGCGCCGAGCGGGTGCTGGCCGTGGTGAGTGGCGAGCGCGATGGCAGTGGGTTTGGCTACGCCACCCTCTCGGTGCTGTCCACGGGCAGCGGGGCGGTGCTGGGTGGGCGCACCGTGGAGGACGAGAACGCCACCGCCGCCCAGGCGCGCCAGACCTTGCTGTCGTCCAGCCAGAGCCTGCTGGGCCGGCTGGGGTTGCTGGGCCGGGGGGCCAGTGTGCCCCGCTACCAGCGCGCCTATCCCACGCCGTACCCCCGCTGGGAAGATGGCGTGCGCCCCGGGGCCGCGCAAGTCACTCCGATTCGCCTCTGGAGCCGCGCGGTGCCGGTCAGCCTGAAGGTGGTGCCGTTGCCAGCTTCCGCCTGCCCCGAGCCCGATCTGCTGCTGCCGGGCGAACGCTCCGCTGGCTTCGAACTGCGGGTGAACGGGCAACTCGTGCGCCGCCAGTTGTCCCCTGGGAACCGCTGCGCCTCGCGCTACAGCCTGGAGCGGGTGGACGTGCAGGGGAACCGCGTCCTGCTGACTTTACGCGCCTACGCCATGGGCTTTGAAGGCCCCGACGCCCTGCCGGTGTTCGTGGCGGTGACGTTGAAGTAAGACGGACTGCGGTTCATTTCTGGACCATCAAGTCCTACCCTGACTGGCCCCCACCTTCTGTTCCTTTCATATCCAAGGACCGATATCCGGTCCTTGGTTCTGCAGGTTTCTCTGCAGGGGAAGCTTCCTGCACACCTGGCGCATCGTTTTCGAAGACGGGTAAAGCCAGCAGAAGGCGCGGCGGCCCCGCCCGCTTGCACAGGGGAGAGGGCCCCAGGTGTGGGGCCCTTATGTGCGGATCAACAGTTTTATGGTGCCTGTGCCGCCGAGCCTTACAGCATTCCTGCCACCTGTCCCAGCAGTGCCCGCGCGGCGTCCAGCTCTTCGCGGTTGATGCTGTGGCCCAGGCCCGGCAGCACGCGGGCGTCCACGGTGGCGCCGCGTGCGCGCAGGTGCTCGGCGGTGTCGGTAAAGCGTGCCAGCGGAATATGGCTGTCGTGGGGGTCCACGCCCATAAACACCGGCAGGCCCCCCAGGTCGCCTGCGCGGTCCAGGGTGATCAGGCCGCCGCTGAACGCCACCACGGCGCCCGGACGCTGGGCGGCGCGGCTGGCGTATTCCAGCGCCAGACAGGCCCCCTGGCTGAAGCCCGCCAGCACCACGCGCTCGGCCGGAATGCCCTGCTCGGCCAAGTGGGCGAAAACCGCGTCGACCGTCGCCAGGGCCTCGTCCAGCTGCGGCTGGTTCTGCTCCACCGGGGCTAGGAAAGAGTGCGGATACCACGTATTGCCCGGCGCCTGCGGGGCCAGATACGCAAAGGCGCTGAGGTTGAATTCGCGCTCCAGGCTCAGGATGTCCTGCGCCGTGCCACCCCGGCCATGCAGCAGCACCGCCGCCACGCGGGCCTCGCCCAGGGGGCGGCCGGCGGTCAGCACGTTCACGCCGGGGGCCTCGGCTGGGGCAGGGACCGCGCCGCCCAGCAGCCGGGTGCCCAGCGTCACGCCGTATTCGGGACTGCGCAGCTGGGGCAGGTGGGCCTCAATCTGCGGGCGCTGCGCCTCGTACCACGCGGGCAGTTTCAGGTGGCGGCCCAGTTCGGCCACTGGCTCGTCGCTGGGAAAGCCGGGGGCGTCGGTGGCAATCTCGAACAGCACGCCGTTCGGCTCGCGGAAATAGATGGAATGGAAATACTGCCGGTCCTGCACGGGCGTGGGCCGGTAACCAGCGGCGTCCAGCGCCGAGAGGTACGCGGCCTGTTCGGCGTCGTCCCGGGTACGCAGGGCCACGTGGTGCACGCTGCCCGCGCCAAAGTGCCCGCGTGCCAGCCCCGGGCGCTCCACCATGTCCACGTACAGGCCCACGCCCGCGCCGCTGCCCTGAAAGCGGGTGCGGGGCGAAGCGGTGGCGCGGTCGGCCTCGGTGCCGTGCTCGGTGAAGCCCAGCTGCCCCACCAACAGCGCGCGCACCGGGGCCACGTCCCGCACCCAGGCGGTCACGCTGTGAAAGCCGCGCAGGGCGTGTTCGGCCGGCACGGGCGAGGCGGGCCAGGGCTCAACGGCGGCGCCGTCCTCAAAGACCAGTTCGGTGGTCGTGCCGTCGGGGTCCTCGAAGACCAGCACCTCCTGCCCAAAGCGCCGCTGCAGGGTGGCGGAAAAGCCGGCACTTCGCAGCCGCTCTTCCCAGTAGGCGCGGGAAGCCAGGGGGGCGCTGTAGGCCACCGCCACCACCTCGCCGCTGCCGCGCGTGCCCCGGCGGGCGCCCGGCCAGGGGAAGTGGGTCATGATGGTGCCG
This region includes:
- a CDS encoding beta-galactosidase, whose translation is MTAPDFPSHLLLGSCDYPEHVPQDRWAPYAAQQRALGLSYVRLAEFAWSRMEPAPGQYEWAWLDEAIETYAAAGLKIVLCTPTATPPAWLVRAHPEMLAVDAQGRVREFGSRRHYDFASPVYREHSRRITRALAERYGRHPAVAGWQTDNEFGCHATSRSYGGASAEQFPAWLQAKYGTLDALNDAWGNVFWSMEYSDWAQIKPPILTVTEPNPAHLLDYARFASGLIAQFQAEQVALLRELSPGRFITHNFMIFESGFDHYEVARGLDFASWDNYPTGMLEFFAPPGVNEALKTHYARTGHPDLVGFNHDLYRGLAGQQEAGSGVQQQPPTASRAPLPAPGFWVMEQQCGPVNWAPYNAQPAPGATALWTAQAWAHGADVVSYFRWRAATMAQEVMHSGLLRHDETPSPGHAEVGALEQAQFPLGPVPARVALLHDYESLWLYDAQPHTAGLSYWGQTVTYYSALRSLGVDVDVVHADADLNGYAVVVAPAVTLVSAERAGRWAAAVQAGAALVCGPRTAFRTPGGGTWATGQPGPLAELLGARLSLYDSLRPGLTQGVTGLNSTFEAHTWAESYRPVGAQVLATYAGGPLDGEAAVVRHGTATVIGAHSEALIRAVLAEVLETAGVPVTPLPEGVRLSRRAGQMLVQNWNPAPAEWNGQTLPPVSFQVLPEADHA
- a CDS encoding carbohydrate ABC transporter permease yields the protein MNTRNRFTPLQLLALTLFAVYALLPLWWVIVTMFKDNGQLFSTFGLWFASPSHLAENMQTLLTRQDGIFRRWLLNSFIYAGATALGSVLVSALAGYAFSAYAFRGKDALFALILVTIMVPGTALVLPLFLMMQKLGLLNTYWAVILPGLVNPFGLYLMRLFWDAGFPKELMEAARIDGAGEWTIFQRLGLPLVQGGLVTVGLFSFVGAWNNFFLPLVAVSRDELFPLTLGLSVWNQTSSSSGQEPLYTVIVLGALVSILPLVAAFLTLGRYWQGGLATGAVKG
- a CDS encoding carbohydrate ABC transporter permease, translated to MKPPRAVPWLFLSPFLVLFAAFYVAPVLYAGYLSLFIKKRAGFGPAKEVFGGLTNYVRAFQDSEFLTSLLNILKFAAVQIPLMIVLATALALALDASRGRLQGFFRTAFYLPYTIPSVIAGLLWGYLYSRNLSPFNQITGRSFDFLGSDVVLWSIANIVTWTWTGYNMITLYAALQNIPSDLYEAARIDGADGWNLTRFIKLPLLKPSLLLVLIFSIIGTMQIFSEPFVIRPLGYVPDNITPNTYLYLVATRDGNFSYAATLAILLAVFTLLLSAVFLRFTRRGGEV
- a CDS encoding extracellular solute-binding protein codes for the protein MNKVLMTALTALLAGSALAADPAFPKAPSGKVTLEVWSWVPGLDKTVQAFEKAYPNIDVKVTNLGGGPQTYTKLLTTLKAGTGAPDVAQIEYGFLPAFVDTGGLTDLSTLGANNYKKYFVPWTWGQVSPDGKAVFAIPQDTGPFAMVYNDAALKKYGVAVPRTWAEYEKAAATVYTKSGGQVKLGNFYATFAPWFMALAWADGAQFFKRDGDRWVQTLNNPTAKKVLNYWYGMIKKGHVGTLNAFTSDYWNAVGAGKVLSNMEAAWGPGGYAGSLKNKTAGQWRAANLPQWTAGSTVRSGNWGGSSNVVTAQSKNKEAAMLFSLWLNLSQSAITNNWVNGGLFPASDAGLDLAVLKDKTKNPSKFFGGQDISAVYARASRGVNVNFQWAPWFPFANDNFNKQMDLMLKGRLTPDQALDAWQRETLAEAKKQGYDVR
- a CDS encoding DeoR/GlpR family DNA-binding transcription regulator is translated as MIESRRSEILSLVHRHGELPVAELSKLLGVSEVTVRSDLKALAEAGQVRRTRGSVRPPLELRRESPLEQTRHEHSAAKRRIGRAAAALVRDGETVFLDVGSTTTEVARALSPTLQGVTVVTNGLNIALELERLSGVRVIVTGGTLRPLQHSLVSPYALDVLKHIHADRLFLGCNGVHPEHGVTNANHEEAEVKRLMVAQAREVVVVADHSKLGQVSRAHIAPIGGVSALITNRRGPEPPPGLGGAVRELHLV
- a CDS encoding FKBP-type peptidyl-prolyl cis-trans isomerase, which translates into the protein MTADAGGLKVEKYHEGHGAPAQTGKMVRVHYTGTLENGQKFDSSRDRGEPIEFPLGVGYVIQGWDQGIAQLRVGDKAKLTIPAHLGYGAAGVPGVIPGGATLIFDVELVDVR
- the lepB gene encoding signal peptidase I, producing MADRSSSSGWRAWVLGGLLPAYLLTTFGFTLARVRGDSMLPTLHSGDALLLLKYPRWLHAAGLWRSYPHRGDLLVFKAPQDSGYAYETVYGVRHRPYNIKRVLGLPGDTVGIQDGRVVVNGKVLAESYASEGFVQDQAAQRVPPGKVWVLGDNRRLGESLDSRAYGFVALRDVAGPANLRLWPRPGLMNR
- a CDS encoding DUF2259 domain-containing protein — translated: MRRVSAAGGLRAGLLAVALLVSGAQANERLPITDVRFSAGAERVLAVVSGERDGSGFGYATLSVLSTGSGAVLGGRTVEDENATAAQARQTLLSSSQSLLGRLGLLGRGASVPRYQRAYPTPYPRWEDGVRPGAAQVTPIRLWSRAVPVSLKVVPLPASACPEPDLLLPGERSAGFELRVNGQLVRRQLSPGNRCASRYSLERVDVQGNRVLLTLRAYAMGFEGPDALPVFVAVTLK
- a CDS encoding VOC family protein, with the protein product MTTPPGTTPVQGLHHVTIMASDPQRNVDFYTGVLGQRLVKVTVNFDDPGTYHLYYGDQTGQPGTIMTHFPWPGARRGTRGSGEVVAVAYSAPLASRAYWEERLRSAGFSATLQRRFGQEVLVFEDPDGTTTELVFEDGAAVEPWPASPVPAEHALRGFHSVTAWVRDVAPVRALLVGQLGFTEHGTEADRATASPRTRFQGSGAGVGLYVDMVERPGLARGHFGAGSVHHVALRTRDDAEQAAYLSALDAAGYRPTPVQDRQYFHSIYFREPNGVLFEIATDAPGFPSDEPVAELGRHLKLPAWYEAQRPQIEAHLPQLRSPEYGVTLGTRLLGGAVPAPAEAPGVNVLTAGRPLGEARVAAVLLHGRGGTAQDILSLEREFNLSAFAYLAPQAPGNTWYPHSFLAPVEQNQPQLDEALATVDAVFAHLAEQGIPAERVVLAGFSQGACLALEYASRAAQRPGAVVAFSGGLITLDRAGDLGGLPVFMGVDPHDSHIPLARFTDTAEHLRARGATVDARVLPGLGHSINREELDAARALLGQVAGML